Proteins from a genomic interval of Benincasa hispida cultivar B227 chromosome 7, ASM972705v1, whole genome shotgun sequence:
- the LOC120081399 gene encoding uncharacterized protein LOC120081399 isoform X1 — protein MITWFYKISYLFFFLKVFFPPFMAMSVYRYEAFICCGNEVDALAEGNLDALSLHLPELLELNAKGSKASIKLQPPASSAGTTWFTKSTLRRFLHIVGSPELTNITKTMNEMSQLEETKRFHLSLYGQGQNSKTEEEDGCNLHSSSLKQRSGPELASSAASKNDLLRAMDLRLTALNKDLTAAFEKACGATCSSKEISHLAKFTEHFGATNLKNCTCKYLELNPKSDSVELVNEDNKHTVTSNLSNENAISVNGSFKAEKSNSSTPVKFGVSPAKVAQIERQDSSETESSDSDNENGTPEERSRTMVRSTVARRSASPMRRVQIGRTGSRRAPAIMIRSLNHLQTRDNMFSQGDAAANSGDDEEGSEPSSKTADNNVGRISVQDAISLFESKQRNGASDVQKRRSLANITVGANKFVLRRWSTGMGEASTKCQPELVVDESDPISHDLAEDVSKSKLTDEEVGSDNISSIDKTCTTVEVEVGVKLENSEIITSGPPETQADSHVSEPQVLVQKLSANSEWTRRKEAELDQMLKKVMESKHVAQNNAQANRKKNVNSEQRGGVYDQYKAKRDEKRRAEEAKVHTNKDAKIKGTRQVADDRRSKIASSEVNVTKKRATRKPEVPSAILSKSEKPKKEISKPSTTEKISSRTKPMAATRKSWPSSASERTTGISPGSTNATRQKAQPMSSFNRLSAKAEKSPMQKKNVKETNDSSRDMRHVKEKKEIVQAKTGKITKTKVTPTGDTSVPAKSNIRDKVAKKSSIVPLESKSFHKGSRNSLDNGSPVISKTKPSKLSKSADSSNNNKKLTHDLEVEVAVPDLASQPDKGDALSPALCNSNTVVNDQQNSEILTVDVVDADHGDDLHQQNQEKSSLEIVVEGEPMIPSKFTEEIEEFQEIPANDTPQLATLENAAPIENPRIRLSLSQMLQEENSEPDNIDWGIAENPPMMNYQRGAPKGFKRLLKFARKSKGEANLAGWSSPSVVSEGEDDSEESKSLNTKKADNLLMKATHNSGLVKASLDKNFDHEKLYSGTYGAHNFNSKFQESHDHAAVSSTKVGRSFFSLSAFRGSK, from the exons ATGATCACTTGGTTCTATAAAATTTcttatttgttcttttttctgAAAGTCTTTTTCCCCCCCTTTATGGCAATGAGTGTGTATAGGTATGAGGCATTTATTTGCTGTGGCAATGAGGTAGATGCACTGGCTGAGGGAAATCTGGATGCATTGTCGCTGCATTTACCAGAACTACTAGAGCTCAATGCCAAAGGATCTAAGGCTAGCATTAAACTCCAACCGCCAGCTTCTTCAGCTGGTACAACATGGTTCACAAAATCTACTTTAAGAAG GTTCCTCCACATAGTTGGCTCACCAGAATTAACGAATATCACGAAAACAATGAATGagatgtctcaactagaagaaaccaaaagatttcatctttctttatatGGTCAG GGTCAGAATTCAAAGACCGAAGAAGAAG ATGGCTGCAACCTCCACAGCTCTAGTCTGAAACAGAGG TCTGGACCTGAATTGGCTTCATCAGCTGCTTCGAA AAACGACTTGCTGCGAGCTATGGACTTGAGGCTTACTGCATTAAATAAGGACTTAACTGCAGCATTTGAAAAGGCTTGCGGTGCAACTTGCAGTTCTAAAGAAATCAGTCATTTAGCAAAGTTTACGGAACATTTTGGAGCTACAAATTTGAA GAATTGTACATGCAAATATTTGGAACTAAATCCAAAGAGTGATTCCGTCGAGCTCGTTAATGAAGATAATAAGCACACGGTTACTTCAAACTTGAGCAATGAAAATGCTATTAGTGTAAATGGAAGCTTTAAAGCTGAAAAATCAAATTCATCTACTCCAGTGAAATTTGGTGTTTCACCTGCAAAAGTTGCCCAGATTGAGCGACAGGATTCATCAGAAACTGAGTCTTCTGACTCTGATAATGAAAATGGGACACCAGAAGAAAGAAGTAGAACAATGGTACGGTCAACAGTTGCAAGAAGGTCAGCATCACCCATGAGAAGGGTTCAGATTGGTCGAACGGGTTCCCGCCGAGCACCAGCAATAATGATTAGGAGTTTAAATCATCTGCAAACAAGAGACAATATGTTTTCTCAAGGAGATGCAGCTGCTAATAGTGGTGATGATGAGGAAGGATCAGAACCTTCTAGTAAAACAGCTGATAATAACGTAGGTAGAATATCGGTTCAGGATGCAATTAGTCTTTTTGAAAGCAAACAGAGAAACGGTGCTTCCGATGTTCAGAAAAGAAGATCATTAGCAAATATAACCGTTGGTGCAAATAAATTTGTATTGAGAAGATGGAGTACAGGCATGGGAGAGGCTTCTACAAAATGCCAGCCCGAGCTTGTTGTTGATGAATCAGATCCAATTAGTCATGATTTGGCTGAAGATGTGTCGAAGAGTAAGTTGACAGATGAAGAAGTGGGATCTGATAATATATCTTCGATTGATAAGACTTGTACTACTGTTGAAGTTGAAGTTGGAGTGAAACTAGAAAATTCAGAAATAATAACTTCTGGTCCACCAGAGACTCAAGCAGATTCTCACGTTAGCGAACCGCAGGTACTTGTTCAAAAGTTGTCTGCAAATTCGGAATGGACAAGAAGAAAGGAAGCAGAATTGGACCAAATGCTGAAAAAAGTGATGGAAAGTAAGCATGTGGCACAAAACAATGCTCAAGCAAATCGGAAGAAAAATGTCAATTCTGAACAGAGGGGTGGGGTGTATGATCAGTACAAGGCAAAAAGAGATGAAAAGCGTAGGGCAGAGGAAGCTAAAGTGCATACAAATAAAGATGCAAAAATAAAGGGAACTCGACAAGTTGCAGATGATAGGAGATCCAAGATAGCCTCTTCCGAAGTTAATGTAACAAAAAAACGTGCAACACGTAAGCCTGAAGTTCCATCAGCAATTTTGTCAAAATCAGAAAAACCAAAGAAGGAAATTTCAAAACCATCCACGACTGAGAAGATTTCATCTAGAACAAAACCAATGGCTGCCACACGCAAGTCATGGCCATCTTCTGCATCAGAAAGAACCACTGGGATTTCTCCAGGCAGCACGAATGCAACTCGTCAGAAAGCCCAACCGATGTCATCCTTTAATCGATTGAGTGCTAAAGCGGAAAAATCCCCCatgcaaaagaaaaatgtgaagGAAACTAATGATAGCTCAAGGGACATGAGGCATGTTAaggaaaagaaggaaatagtgcAGGCAAAGActggaaaaataacaaaaacgaAAGTTACACCTACTGGGGATACCTCGGTACCTGCAAAGTCCAATATCCGTGACAAGGTCGCCAAAAAAAGCAGCATAGTACCACTAGAATCAAAATCCTTTCATAAGGGTTCCAGAAATAGCTTAGACAATGGTAGTCCAGTGATTAGCAAGACAAAACCTTCAAAACTTTCCAAGTCTGCAGATTCttcaaataataacaaaaaattgaCTCATGATCTAGAAGTTGAGGTTGCAGTTCCTGATCTGGCCAGCCAACCTGATAAAGGGGATGCTTTGTCGCCAGCTCTTTGCAATTCAAATACTGTTGTGAATGATCAACAGAATAGTGAGATACTGACTGTAGATGTAGTTGATGCTGATCATGGTGATGATCTACATCAACAAAATCAAGAGAAATCTTCTTTGGAAATTGTGGTTGAAGGAGAACCAATGATCCCATCAAAGTTCACAGAGGAAATAGAAGAGTTTCAAGAGATACCAGCCAATGACACACCTCAACTTGCAACACTGGAAAATGCTGCACCAATTGAAAATCCCCGTATCCGTCTCTCTTTGTCCCAGATGCTGCAGGAAGAAAATAGCGAACCTGATAATATTGATTGGGGTATTGCAGAAAATCCTCCCATGATGAACTACCAAAGAGGTGCACCAAAAGGATTTAAGCGACTCCTAAAGTTTGCAAGGAAAAGCAAGGGGGAAGCAAACCTGGCTGGTTGGTCGAGCCCTTCTGTGGTTTCCGAGGGGGAGGATGATTCCGAAGAATCTAAATCTCTGAACACGAAAAAGGCAGACAATCTATTGATGAAAGCTACACATAACTCTGGTCTTGTAAAGGCTTCACTGGACAAAAACTTTGACCATGAAAAACTATACTCAG GTACATATGGTGCACATAATTTTAATTCCAAATTTCAAGAAAGCCATGATCATGCTGCAGTTTCTTCAACTAAAG TAGGCAGGTCTTTCTTTTCCCTATCTGCTTTTAGGGGCAGTAAATAG
- the LOC120081399 gene encoding uncharacterized protein LOC120081399 isoform X3, with amino-acid sequence MSGGVADDGPLDYARIQIIPSENRYEAFICCGNEVDALAEGNLDALSLHLPELLELNAKGSKASIKLQPPASSAGTTWFTKSTLRRFLHIVGSPELTNITKTMNEMSQLEETKRFHLSLYGQGQNSKTEEEDGCNLHSSSLKQRSGPELASSAASKNDLLRAMDLRLTALNKDLTAAFEKACGATCSSKEISHLAKFTEHFGATNLKNCTCKYLELNPKSDSVELVNEDNKHTVTSNLSNENAISVNGSFKAEKSNSSTPVKFGVSPAKVAQIERQDSSETESSDSDNENGTPEERSRTMVRSTVARRSASPMRRVQIGRTGSRRAPAIMIRSLNHLQTRDNMFSQGDAAANSGDDEEGSEPSSKTADNNVGRISVQDAISLFESKQRNGASDVQKRRSLANITVGANKFVLRRWSTGMGEASTKCQPELVVDESDPISHDLAEDVSKSKLTDEEVGSDNISSIDKTCTTVEVEVGVKLENSEIITSGPPETQADSHVSEPQVLVQKLSANSEWTRRKEAELDQMLKKVMESKHVAQNNAQANRKKNVNSEQRGGVYDQYKAKRDEKRRAEEAKVHTNKDAKIKGTRQVADDRRSKIASSEVNVTKKRATRKPEVPSAILSKSEKPKKEISKPSTTEKISSRTKPMAATRKSWPSSASERTTGISPGSTNATRQKAQPMSSFNRLSAKAEKSPMQKKNVKETNDSSRDMRHVKEKKEIVQAKTGKITKTKVTPTGDTSVPAKSNIRDKVAKKSSIVPLESKSFHKGSRNSLDNGSPVISKTKPSKLSKSADSSNNNKKLTHDLEVEVAVPDLASQPDKGDALSPALCNSNTVVNDQQNSEILTVDVVDADHGDDLHQQNQEKSSLEIVVEGEPMIPSKFTEEIEEFQEIPANDTPQLATLENAAPIENPRIRLSLSQMLQEENSEPDNIDWGIAENPPMMNYQRGAPKGFKRLLKFARKSKGEANLAGWSSPSVVSEGEDDSEESKSLNTKKADNLLMKATHNSGLVKASLDKNFDHEKLYSGTYGAHNFNSKFQESHDHAAVSSTKVGRSFFSLSAFRGSK; translated from the exons ATGAGTGGTGGAGTAGCTGATGATGGGCCTTTAGATTATGCCAGGATTCAGATCATACCATCTGAGAACAG GTATGAGGCATTTATTTGCTGTGGCAATGAGGTAGATGCACTGGCTGAGGGAAATCTGGATGCATTGTCGCTGCATTTACCAGAACTACTAGAGCTCAATGCCAAAGGATCTAAGGCTAGCATTAAACTCCAACCGCCAGCTTCTTCAGCTGGTACAACATGGTTCACAAAATCTACTTTAAGAAG GTTCCTCCACATAGTTGGCTCACCAGAATTAACGAATATCACGAAAACAATGAATGagatgtctcaactagaagaaaccaaaagatttcatctttctttatatGGTCAG GGTCAGAATTCAAAGACCGAAGAAGAAG ATGGCTGCAACCTCCACAGCTCTAGTCTGAAACAGAGG TCTGGACCTGAATTGGCTTCATCAGCTGCTTCGAA AAACGACTTGCTGCGAGCTATGGACTTGAGGCTTACTGCATTAAATAAGGACTTAACTGCAGCATTTGAAAAGGCTTGCGGTGCAACTTGCAGTTCTAAAGAAATCAGTCATTTAGCAAAGTTTACGGAACATTTTGGAGCTACAAATTTGAA GAATTGTACATGCAAATATTTGGAACTAAATCCAAAGAGTGATTCCGTCGAGCTCGTTAATGAAGATAATAAGCACACGGTTACTTCAAACTTGAGCAATGAAAATGCTATTAGTGTAAATGGAAGCTTTAAAGCTGAAAAATCAAATTCATCTACTCCAGTGAAATTTGGTGTTTCACCTGCAAAAGTTGCCCAGATTGAGCGACAGGATTCATCAGAAACTGAGTCTTCTGACTCTGATAATGAAAATGGGACACCAGAAGAAAGAAGTAGAACAATGGTACGGTCAACAGTTGCAAGAAGGTCAGCATCACCCATGAGAAGGGTTCAGATTGGTCGAACGGGTTCCCGCCGAGCACCAGCAATAATGATTAGGAGTTTAAATCATCTGCAAACAAGAGACAATATGTTTTCTCAAGGAGATGCAGCTGCTAATAGTGGTGATGATGAGGAAGGATCAGAACCTTCTAGTAAAACAGCTGATAATAACGTAGGTAGAATATCGGTTCAGGATGCAATTAGTCTTTTTGAAAGCAAACAGAGAAACGGTGCTTCCGATGTTCAGAAAAGAAGATCATTAGCAAATATAACCGTTGGTGCAAATAAATTTGTATTGAGAAGATGGAGTACAGGCATGGGAGAGGCTTCTACAAAATGCCAGCCCGAGCTTGTTGTTGATGAATCAGATCCAATTAGTCATGATTTGGCTGAAGATGTGTCGAAGAGTAAGTTGACAGATGAAGAAGTGGGATCTGATAATATATCTTCGATTGATAAGACTTGTACTACTGTTGAAGTTGAAGTTGGAGTGAAACTAGAAAATTCAGAAATAATAACTTCTGGTCCACCAGAGACTCAAGCAGATTCTCACGTTAGCGAACCGCAGGTACTTGTTCAAAAGTTGTCTGCAAATTCGGAATGGACAAGAAGAAAGGAAGCAGAATTGGACCAAATGCTGAAAAAAGTGATGGAAAGTAAGCATGTGGCACAAAACAATGCTCAAGCAAATCGGAAGAAAAATGTCAATTCTGAACAGAGGGGTGGGGTGTATGATCAGTACAAGGCAAAAAGAGATGAAAAGCGTAGGGCAGAGGAAGCTAAAGTGCATACAAATAAAGATGCAAAAATAAAGGGAACTCGACAAGTTGCAGATGATAGGAGATCCAAGATAGCCTCTTCCGAAGTTAATGTAACAAAAAAACGTGCAACACGTAAGCCTGAAGTTCCATCAGCAATTTTGTCAAAATCAGAAAAACCAAAGAAGGAAATTTCAAAACCATCCACGACTGAGAAGATTTCATCTAGAACAAAACCAATGGCTGCCACACGCAAGTCATGGCCATCTTCTGCATCAGAAAGAACCACTGGGATTTCTCCAGGCAGCACGAATGCAACTCGTCAGAAAGCCCAACCGATGTCATCCTTTAATCGATTGAGTGCTAAAGCGGAAAAATCCCCCatgcaaaagaaaaatgtgaagGAAACTAATGATAGCTCAAGGGACATGAGGCATGTTAaggaaaagaaggaaatagtgcAGGCAAAGActggaaaaataacaaaaacgaAAGTTACACCTACTGGGGATACCTCGGTACCTGCAAAGTCCAATATCCGTGACAAGGTCGCCAAAAAAAGCAGCATAGTACCACTAGAATCAAAATCCTTTCATAAGGGTTCCAGAAATAGCTTAGACAATGGTAGTCCAGTGATTAGCAAGACAAAACCTTCAAAACTTTCCAAGTCTGCAGATTCttcaaataataacaaaaaattgaCTCATGATCTAGAAGTTGAGGTTGCAGTTCCTGATCTGGCCAGCCAACCTGATAAAGGGGATGCTTTGTCGCCAGCTCTTTGCAATTCAAATACTGTTGTGAATGATCAACAGAATAGTGAGATACTGACTGTAGATGTAGTTGATGCTGATCATGGTGATGATCTACATCAACAAAATCAAGAGAAATCTTCTTTGGAAATTGTGGTTGAAGGAGAACCAATGATCCCATCAAAGTTCACAGAGGAAATAGAAGAGTTTCAAGAGATACCAGCCAATGACACACCTCAACTTGCAACACTGGAAAATGCTGCACCAATTGAAAATCCCCGTATCCGTCTCTCTTTGTCCCAGATGCTGCAGGAAGAAAATAGCGAACCTGATAATATTGATTGGGGTATTGCAGAAAATCCTCCCATGATGAACTACCAAAGAGGTGCACCAAAAGGATTTAAGCGACTCCTAAAGTTTGCAAGGAAAAGCAAGGGGGAAGCAAACCTGGCTGGTTGGTCGAGCCCTTCTGTGGTTTCCGAGGGGGAGGATGATTCCGAAGAATCTAAATCTCTGAACACGAAAAAGGCAGACAATCTATTGATGAAAGCTACACATAACTCTGGTCTTGTAAAGGCTTCACTGGACAAAAACTTTGACCATGAAAAACTATACTCAG GTACATATGGTGCACATAATTTTAATTCCAAATTTCAAGAAAGCCATGATCATGCTGCAGTTTCTTCAACTAAAG TAGGCAGGTCTTTCTTTTCCCTATCTGCTTTTAGGGGCAGTAAATAG
- the LOC120081399 gene encoding uncharacterized protein LOC120081399 isoform X2, protein MITWFYKISYLFFFLKVFFPPFMAMSVYRYEAFICCGNEVDALAEGNLDALSLHLPELLELNAKGSKASIKLQPPASSAGTTWFTKSTLRRFLHIVGSPELTNITKTMNEMSQLEETKRFHLSLYGQGQNSKTEEEDGCNLHSSSLKQRSGPELASSAASKNDLLRAMDLRLTALNKDLTAAFEKACGATCSSKEISHLAKFTEHFGATNLKNCTCKYLELNPKSDSVELVNEDNKHTVTSNLSNENAISVNGSFKAEKSNSSTPVKFGVSPAKVAQIERQDSSETESSDSDNENGTPEERSRTMVRSTVARRSASPMRRVQIGRTGSRRAPAIMIRSLNHLQTRDNMFSQGDAAANSGDDEEGSEPSSKTADNNVGRISVQDAISLFESKQRNGASDVQKRRSLANITVGANKFVLRRWSTGMGEASTKCQPELVVDESDPISHDLAEDVSKSKLTDEEVGSDNISSIDKTCTTVEVEVGVKLENSEIITSGPPETQADSHVSEPQVLVQKLSANSEWTRRKEAELDQMLKKVMESKHVAQNNAQANRKKNVNSEQRGGVYDQYKAKRDEKRRAEEAKVHTNKDAKIKGTRQVADDRRSKIASSEVNVTKKRATRKPEVPSAILSKSEKPKKEISKPSTTEKISSRTKPMAATRKSWPSSASERTTGISPGSTNATRQKAQPMSSFNRLSAKAEKSPMQKKNVKETNDSSRDMRHVKEKKEIVQAKTGKITKTKVTPTGDTSVPAKSNIRDKVAKKSSIVPLESKSFHKGSRNSLDNGSPVISKTKPSKLSKSADSSNNNKKLTHDLEVEVAVPDLASQPDKGDALSPALCNSNTVVNDQQNSEILTVDVVDADHGDDLHQQNQEKSSLEIVVEGEPMIPSKFTEEIEEFQEIPANDTPQLATLENAAPIENPRIRLSLSQMLQEENSEPDNIDWGIAENPPMMNYQRGAPKGFKRLLKFARKSKGEANLAGWSSPSVVSEGEDDSEESKSLNTKKADNLLMKATHNSGLVKASLDKNFDHEKLYSGTYGAHNFNSKFQESHDHAAVSSTKGRSFFSLSAFRGSK, encoded by the exons ATGATCACTTGGTTCTATAAAATTTcttatttgttcttttttctgAAAGTCTTTTTCCCCCCCTTTATGGCAATGAGTGTGTATAGGTATGAGGCATTTATTTGCTGTGGCAATGAGGTAGATGCACTGGCTGAGGGAAATCTGGATGCATTGTCGCTGCATTTACCAGAACTACTAGAGCTCAATGCCAAAGGATCTAAGGCTAGCATTAAACTCCAACCGCCAGCTTCTTCAGCTGGTACAACATGGTTCACAAAATCTACTTTAAGAAG GTTCCTCCACATAGTTGGCTCACCAGAATTAACGAATATCACGAAAACAATGAATGagatgtctcaactagaagaaaccaaaagatttcatctttctttatatGGTCAG GGTCAGAATTCAAAGACCGAAGAAGAAG ATGGCTGCAACCTCCACAGCTCTAGTCTGAAACAGAGG TCTGGACCTGAATTGGCTTCATCAGCTGCTTCGAA AAACGACTTGCTGCGAGCTATGGACTTGAGGCTTACTGCATTAAATAAGGACTTAACTGCAGCATTTGAAAAGGCTTGCGGTGCAACTTGCAGTTCTAAAGAAATCAGTCATTTAGCAAAGTTTACGGAACATTTTGGAGCTACAAATTTGAA GAATTGTACATGCAAATATTTGGAACTAAATCCAAAGAGTGATTCCGTCGAGCTCGTTAATGAAGATAATAAGCACACGGTTACTTCAAACTTGAGCAATGAAAATGCTATTAGTGTAAATGGAAGCTTTAAAGCTGAAAAATCAAATTCATCTACTCCAGTGAAATTTGGTGTTTCACCTGCAAAAGTTGCCCAGATTGAGCGACAGGATTCATCAGAAACTGAGTCTTCTGACTCTGATAATGAAAATGGGACACCAGAAGAAAGAAGTAGAACAATGGTACGGTCAACAGTTGCAAGAAGGTCAGCATCACCCATGAGAAGGGTTCAGATTGGTCGAACGGGTTCCCGCCGAGCACCAGCAATAATGATTAGGAGTTTAAATCATCTGCAAACAAGAGACAATATGTTTTCTCAAGGAGATGCAGCTGCTAATAGTGGTGATGATGAGGAAGGATCAGAACCTTCTAGTAAAACAGCTGATAATAACGTAGGTAGAATATCGGTTCAGGATGCAATTAGTCTTTTTGAAAGCAAACAGAGAAACGGTGCTTCCGATGTTCAGAAAAGAAGATCATTAGCAAATATAACCGTTGGTGCAAATAAATTTGTATTGAGAAGATGGAGTACAGGCATGGGAGAGGCTTCTACAAAATGCCAGCCCGAGCTTGTTGTTGATGAATCAGATCCAATTAGTCATGATTTGGCTGAAGATGTGTCGAAGAGTAAGTTGACAGATGAAGAAGTGGGATCTGATAATATATCTTCGATTGATAAGACTTGTACTACTGTTGAAGTTGAAGTTGGAGTGAAACTAGAAAATTCAGAAATAATAACTTCTGGTCCACCAGAGACTCAAGCAGATTCTCACGTTAGCGAACCGCAGGTACTTGTTCAAAAGTTGTCTGCAAATTCGGAATGGACAAGAAGAAAGGAAGCAGAATTGGACCAAATGCTGAAAAAAGTGATGGAAAGTAAGCATGTGGCACAAAACAATGCTCAAGCAAATCGGAAGAAAAATGTCAATTCTGAACAGAGGGGTGGGGTGTATGATCAGTACAAGGCAAAAAGAGATGAAAAGCGTAGGGCAGAGGAAGCTAAAGTGCATACAAATAAAGATGCAAAAATAAAGGGAACTCGACAAGTTGCAGATGATAGGAGATCCAAGATAGCCTCTTCCGAAGTTAATGTAACAAAAAAACGTGCAACACGTAAGCCTGAAGTTCCATCAGCAATTTTGTCAAAATCAGAAAAACCAAAGAAGGAAATTTCAAAACCATCCACGACTGAGAAGATTTCATCTAGAACAAAACCAATGGCTGCCACACGCAAGTCATGGCCATCTTCTGCATCAGAAAGAACCACTGGGATTTCTCCAGGCAGCACGAATGCAACTCGTCAGAAAGCCCAACCGATGTCATCCTTTAATCGATTGAGTGCTAAAGCGGAAAAATCCCCCatgcaaaagaaaaatgtgaagGAAACTAATGATAGCTCAAGGGACATGAGGCATGTTAaggaaaagaaggaaatagtgcAGGCAAAGActggaaaaataacaaaaacgaAAGTTACACCTACTGGGGATACCTCGGTACCTGCAAAGTCCAATATCCGTGACAAGGTCGCCAAAAAAAGCAGCATAGTACCACTAGAATCAAAATCCTTTCATAAGGGTTCCAGAAATAGCTTAGACAATGGTAGTCCAGTGATTAGCAAGACAAAACCTTCAAAACTTTCCAAGTCTGCAGATTCttcaaataataacaaaaaattgaCTCATGATCTAGAAGTTGAGGTTGCAGTTCCTGATCTGGCCAGCCAACCTGATAAAGGGGATGCTTTGTCGCCAGCTCTTTGCAATTCAAATACTGTTGTGAATGATCAACAGAATAGTGAGATACTGACTGTAGATGTAGTTGATGCTGATCATGGTGATGATCTACATCAACAAAATCAAGAGAAATCTTCTTTGGAAATTGTGGTTGAAGGAGAACCAATGATCCCATCAAAGTTCACAGAGGAAATAGAAGAGTTTCAAGAGATACCAGCCAATGACACACCTCAACTTGCAACACTGGAAAATGCTGCACCAATTGAAAATCCCCGTATCCGTCTCTCTTTGTCCCAGATGCTGCAGGAAGAAAATAGCGAACCTGATAATATTGATTGGGGTATTGCAGAAAATCCTCCCATGATGAACTACCAAAGAGGTGCACCAAAAGGATTTAAGCGACTCCTAAAGTTTGCAAGGAAAAGCAAGGGGGAAGCAAACCTGGCTGGTTGGTCGAGCCCTTCTGTGGTTTCCGAGGGGGAGGATGATTCCGAAGAATCTAAATCTCTGAACACGAAAAAGGCAGACAATCTATTGATGAAAGCTACACATAACTCTGGTCTTGTAAAGGCTTCACTGGACAAAAACTTTGACCATGAAAAACTATACTCAG GTACATATGGTGCACATAATTTTAATTCCAAATTTCAAGAAAGCCATGATCATGCTGCAGTTTCTTCAACTAAAG GCAGGTCTTTCTTTTCCCTATCTGCTTTTAGGGGCAGTAAATAG